CGCCACCACAGAGGGCCTCCTCCCTCACAGGAACGCAGCTCCACAGTGGAGGGACGGGAAAGTGGCTTCCCAAACTCCAGTGTGGGACAAGAGGGAATGAGTGCAGGTCCCAAGCCACTCCCTCCATCGTCACGCCCCCAGGACTCACCGCCAAACACACTGGGCACACCAGCCTGtgctacaggaaaagaaaaaagactcagaACCACCTTCTCGCATCCGTAAAGGTCCTTAGACTCACCGCGGGGAGGAGGCGGACCAGGCAACTCCACAGCGCCGAAACACAGCGCCACGGGCTCCAGGCGGATGCTGAGAGCCGCCCCGAGTCCCCGCCCTCCTCCGCCCCGAAGGGCTTCAGGTGCCCAGACCGGGCGGGGCCTCGCGGAGCCTCGCGGCGCAGGCGCAGTCTGCAGGCAACATTCAACTGCAAGGCATTGGCCAATGGGAACTATTGCTGGGCTCGTTCGAAAATAAACGGCAGACGGCGCGGCCCGAAGCAGGTGGCTGGGGTCAGTTCAAGGCTGGCGCCCAGCTTTCCGCGCCTGCGTGCTAGGCACAGGCCCCCTCTCGGAAGCTTGGCCTCGCAGTAGAGGCTCTCTATCCTGTGGGGGGCTTCGGCCAGTGGGCTTCGTGAGCTGGGGTCCCGCCTGAGGAATCCGGATGGCATCGGTGGTCTGGGGGAGAGGCGGGGCCTGGCGCGGGACAAGGCGAAGCGCCGGCGGCCGACGGCTTCTGAGGAATTTCACTTGGAGCCACACGGGGCGGGGCCTGCTGCTAGGCTGTGGAGCGCAGTGTCTTCCATCGTTGCCTCACAGACCCGCTGCTCCCGGAAGTCGCCACGCATCCTCAGGGCACACCCACACCTGTCGCCTGCGCCCTTCGCCGCTCAGCTGTTTGCTTTTGTTTACGCATTCCGGAGACCTGACCCACCGGAGCACTGGGCTTTGGAGCGCTCTTTGTATTCAACTCCGAGAGCGAGTGGGAAACCCGGGACTGGGTTGGGTGGATCCCTGCGTCTCTCCCTAGCCTTCGTCCTCTTCTCCCATTTTTCCACTTTATGAAAGTATTGCCTAGAGATGAGGGCTGTCCAACTCAACACTTCCAACCTCAAGTTCCTACTTCATCTCTAACTCCCTAGAGTTAGAAAACAACGTACAGCTCAGAGgtccctttccctttttttcttgagaaacttTATTCAGCTTTATCTCAAGACATCACCGCTTCCCTCTCTTGTCAACCTTAAATAGTGAGGTTCTGGAAATACGATTAAGGATAGAGTTTATTCCAGCGTAAGGCTTGAGGGTAGCCACCCAGGAGACACCAGCTCCAAATGGGGTCAGCATTCCAAAGTGAAGAAGTTAAGGTTTCACTTAGGTGGTCAGAGACAAATTTTAACAGGATTTCATTTCCCGTTAAGAG
This window of the Nomascus leucogenys isolate Asia chromosome 11, Asia_NLE_v1, whole genome shotgun sequence genome carries:
- the LOC105740527 gene encoding uncharacterized protein LOC105740527 is translated as MASVVWGRGGAWRGTRRSAGGRRLLRNFTWSHTGRGLLLGCGAQCLPSLPHRPAAPGSRHASSGHTHTCRLRPSPLSCLLLFTHSGDLTHRSTGLWSALCIQLRERVGNPGLGWVDPCVSP